A single region of the Candidatus Methanomethylicota archaeon genome encodes:
- a CDS encoding CBS domain-containing protein has protein sequence MKSIKSAIKVGDIMTRDVITLSETSSARDVAIAMSNKKIGSVIVVSNGNPVGIITEKDLIERVLAKGLDPDKVLAKDIMSSPLFVIDPRVGIMEAAKKMASLNIRRLVVVEKGKMVGIITASDILSAAPEMIEILIESTRERLMMKREELETMTGYCDNCEEWSDSLKEVNGQFLCENCRSEFGE, from the coding sequence ATGAAAAGTATAAAATCAGCAATAAAAGTTGGAGATATTATGACAAGAGATGTTATAACCTTATCAGAAACTTCTTCTGCAAGAGATGTAGCTATTGCTATGAGTAATAAAAAAATTGGATCTGTAATAGTAGTATCTAATGGAAATCCTGTTGGGATAATTACTGAAAAAGATTTAATTGAAAGAGTTCTTGCGAAAGGTCTTGATCCAGATAAAGTTCTTGCAAAGGATATAATGTCATCACCATTATTTGTTATTGATCCTAGAGTTGGAATAATGGAAGCAGCAAAGAAAATGGCTTCTCTTAATATTAGAAGACTTGTAGTAGTTGAAAAAGGAAAAATGGTTGGAATAATAACTGCAAGTGATATTCTTTCTGCAGCACCAGAAATGATTGAAATACTTATTGAATCTACTCGAGAAAGACTTATGATGAAAAGAGAAGAATTAGAGACTATGACTGGTTATTGTGATAATTGTGAAGAATGGTCAGATTCTCTTAAAGAAGTTAATGGCCAATTTTTATGTGAAAATTGTAGATCAGAATTTGGTGAATAG
- a CDS encoding CBS domain-containing protein, whose protein sequence is MKVKDYMSSPVIVVKPSDTLAYVRNIMLKEGISRLVVVEGKHPIGTITRKDIIRKIRNQKFQLRDFNSIYVYEVMRSPVSIINEDDSIILATKKMVSENIRGLPVVDSNEELVGIITKTDITRYFAENFTEKLTVKSMCQRENLPVIHKYHSIYRVINLLDELNTDRVIVLEGNKPIGIITETDLSFIAPSRKTESFFKKRKNELGEISYDRIYFIPLAEDIMTENPIVVEEDTDASKAAKLLIDNNIGGMPVVNSKGELSGLITKFDFVKVLARGEEKLD, encoded by the coding sequence TTGAAAGTAAAAGATTATATGAGTTCACCAGTTATTGTTGTCAAACCATCAGATACATTAGCTTATGTTAGAAATATCATGTTAAAAGAAGGAATAAGTCGTTTAGTAGTTGTGGAAGGAAAACATCCAATAGGTACAATTACTAGAAAAGATATTATTAGAAAAATAAGAAATCAAAAATTTCAATTAAGAGATTTTAATTCAATATATGTATATGAAGTAATGAGGAGTCCTGTTTCTATAATAAATGAAGATGATTCAATTATTCTTGCTACTAAAAAAATGGTATCTGAAAATATTCGTGGCTTACCTGTAGTAGATAGTAATGAAGAGCTTGTAGGAATAATTACTAAAACAGATATTACAAGATATTTTGCAGAAAATTTTACTGAGAAACTTACAGTTAAATCAATGTGTCAAAGAGAAAATCTTCCTGTAATACATAAATATCATAGTATTTATAGAGTAATTAATCTACTTGATGAGCTTAATACTGATAGAGTTATAGTTTTAGAAGGAAATAAACCAATAGGTATTATTACTGAAACTGACTTATCTTTTATAGCTCCGTCAAGAAAAACTGAAAGTTTTTTCAAGAAAAGAAAAAATGAACTTGGTGAAATATCTTATGATAGAATATATTTCATTCCTTTAGCTGAAGATATAATGACAGAGAATCCAATAGTTGTAGAAGAAGATACTGATGCAAGTAAGGCTGCTAAATTACTCATAGATAATAATATAGGTGGAATGCCTGTTGTTAATAGTAAAGGAGAATTAAGTGGACTTATTACAAAATTTGATTTTGTTAAGGTATTAGCTCGGGGGGAGGAAAAATTAGATTAA
- the rqcH gene encoding ribosome rescue protein RqcH, giving the protein MENIYNLDDWAYIFRFHTLSGNINLIFELGKRVNITNYKYPIPQKPSQHTMIMRSHLLNSILVSIDQINLDRIICFTLKSDRLLKLYLEVFGEGNIIITDDSGKIIYALYQKKMRDRSIIPGLLYSPPPIRGKNIFDNFDEIKLEKIETIKFIVRKVNLPPEFIEEVLFRCSIDPKSEISEENFRKFLNSARLLIQEINNQSLKPNIVVKDGENISVQPIEFMSLPYERIYFESFNIAVDEYFSRLTLRKIIEKEKQPLEEKIKNLEEIIIKQKEYAKELENKINENRRIGEIILNNLTKIQDLINYIIKMRKSNIDWDTIIKNSPIRIANVDGKIIKIILEEKEIPLDIKLSASENANKFFSISKEYVKKLNGLMKAMKETEDKINKLKKGLQEIQEPIPIKSMKKEWYEKFRWTFSSQGFLIIGGKDAKQNEILVKKYLEPKDIFAHSDVPGGSVVIVKSSGKEITEETKREAVAFAVVYSKAWRAGLSSADGYWVNANQVTKSPPPGEYLGKGAFMIYGERNYVKNIPLSIYLGVQIFENSYKIIVGNEFFVKNNSIAFVKLLPGKYEGKELVKKIKELLLKRANEKYHQIINLIPENEFLTVIPPGGSNPL; this is encoded by the coding sequence ATGGAAAATATATACAATTTGGATGACTGGGCATACATATTTCGTTTTCATACATTAAGTGGAAATATTAACTTAATATTTGAATTAGGTAAAAGAGTTAATATTACTAACTATAAATATCCAATACCTCAAAAGCCATCTCAACATACTATGATAATGAGATCTCATCTTCTCAATTCTATATTAGTATCAATTGATCAAATAAACTTAGATAGAATAATTTGTTTTACATTGAAATCAGATAGACTACTTAAGCTTTATCTTGAAGTGTTTGGAGAAGGAAACATTATTATAACTGATGATTCTGGAAAAATAATTTATGCACTTTATCAAAAGAAAATGCGAGATAGATCTATAATTCCTGGATTATTATATTCACCTCCTCCTATTAGAGGAAAAAATATTTTTGATAATTTTGATGAAATAAAATTAGAAAAAATTGAGACTATAAAGTTCATAGTAAGAAAAGTAAATTTACCTCCAGAATTTATTGAAGAAGTACTTTTTAGATGCTCAATTGATCCTAAATCTGAAATTTCTGAAGAAAACTTTAGAAAATTTTTAAATTCTGCAAGATTATTAATTCAAGAAATTAATAATCAATCACTTAAACCAAATATAGTGGTAAAAGATGGAGAAAATATTTCTGTTCAACCCATTGAATTTATGTCTCTTCCTTATGAGCGTATTTATTTTGAATCTTTTAATATAGCAGTTGATGAATATTTCTCAAGATTAACTTTAAGGAAAATTATAGAAAAAGAAAAACAACCTTTAGAAGAAAAAATAAAAAATTTAGAAGAAATTATAATAAAACAAAAAGAGTATGCAAAAGAATTAGAGAATAAAATAAATGAAAATAGAAGAATTGGTGAAATTATACTCAATAATTTAACTAAAATTCAAGATTTAATCAATTATATAATTAAAATGCGAAAAAGTAATATTGATTGGGATACCATAATAAAGAATTCACCAATAAGAATAGCCAATGTTGATGGTAAAATTATTAAAATTATATTAGAAGAAAAAGAAATTCCATTAGATATTAAACTTTCAGCTTCAGAAAATGCAAATAAATTTTTTTCAATTTCAAAAGAGTATGTTAAAAAATTAAATGGACTTATGAAAGCAATGAAAGAAACTGAAGATAAAATTAATAAATTGAAAAAAGGATTACAAGAAATTCAAGAGCCAATTCCAATAAAATCAATGAAAAAAGAATGGTATGAAAAATTCAGATGGACATTTTCATCACAAGGATTTTTAATAATTGGAGGAAAAGATGCTAAACAAAATGAAATTCTTGTTAAGAAATATTTAGAACCAAAGGATATTTTTGCTCACTCTGATGTTCCTGGAGGCTCTGTTGTTATAGTAAAATCAAGTGGAAAAGAAATAACCGAAGAAACTAAAAGAGAAGCTGTAGCTTTTGCTGTAGTATATTCAAAAGCTTGGAGAGCTGGTCTTAGTTCTGCAGATGGTTATTGGGTAAATGCAAATCAAGTTACAAAATCCCCCCCTCCTGGGGAATATCTTGGAAAAGGTGCATTTATGATATATGGAGAAAGAAATTATGTAAAAAATATTCCTCTTTCAATATACCTAGGGGTTCAAATATTTGAAAATTCGTATAAAATTATTGTGGGTAATGAATTTTTTGTTAAAAATAATTCCATAGCTTTTGTTAAACTTCTACCTGGAAAGTATGAAGGAAAAGAATTGGTAAAGAAAATAAAAGAACTTCTATTGAAAAGAGCAAATGAAAAATATCATCAAATAATAAATCTCATACCTGAGAATGAATTTTTAACAGTAATTCCTCCTGGAGGATCTAACCCTTTATAA